A region from the Thauera humireducens genome encodes:
- the gcvA gene encoding transcriptional regulator GcvA, whose protein sequence is MTYRLPSLSLLRTFEAAARHLSFKKAAAEVCVTPAAVSQQIRALEAYLGVPLFHRKVRALALTEHGAAMLPGIRKGFDCLAAAVESTRQDAVGPLVVTAPPSFASHWLVPRLPRFAAAHPDVDLRLASTSDTVDGPREASVLDNLRTDPREARSNVAILYGKGRYPGFRVVVLFAPDYVPVCAPALVEAGLRSPDELPRFALIHDDTLSEVGWTAWLHKAGLDAQLARRGRHFSNAALALAATLDGQGVVLAPRPLVEERIRAGHLVIPFDLGLPSPSAYYLVMHERVARRPAPEAFERWLLQEAAQ, encoded by the coding sequence ATGACCTACCGGCTCCCCAGCCTGTCCCTGCTGCGCACCTTCGAGGCGGCGGCACGCCACCTGAGCTTCAAGAAGGCCGCTGCCGAGGTGTGCGTCACGCCCGCCGCCGTCAGCCAGCAGATCCGCGCGCTGGAAGCCTACCTCGGCGTGCCCCTGTTCCATCGCAAGGTGCGCGCGCTGGCCCTCACCGAGCACGGCGCGGCGATGCTGCCGGGCATTCGCAAGGGCTTCGACTGCCTCGCCGCCGCGGTGGAAAGCACACGGCAGGACGCCGTCGGCCCACTGGTCGTCACCGCGCCGCCCTCCTTCGCCAGCCACTGGCTCGTGCCCCGCCTGCCGCGCTTTGCCGCCGCACATCCCGACGTCGACCTGCGGCTCGCCAGCACCTCCGACACCGTGGACGGCCCGCGCGAGGCCAGCGTGCTCGACAACCTGCGCACCGACCCGCGCGAAGCGCGCAGCAACGTGGCGATCCTGTACGGCAAGGGGCGCTATCCCGGCTTCCGTGTGGTGGTCCTGTTCGCGCCCGACTACGTGCCGGTGTGCGCCCCTGCGCTGGTCGAGGCCGGACTGCGCTCGCCGGACGAACTCCCGCGCTTCGCGCTGATCCACGACGACACCCTCAGCGAGGTCGGCTGGACCGCCTGGCTGCACAAGGCCGGGCTGGACGCGCAACTCGCGCGCCGCGGACGCCATTTCTCCAACGCCGCGCTCGCGCTGGCCGCCACCCTCGACGGCCAGGGCGTCGTGCTCGCCCCCCGGCCGCTGGTGGAAGAGCGCATCCGCGCCGGGCACCTCGTCATTCCCTTCGACCTCGGCCTGCCCTCGCCCAGTGCCTACTACCTGGTGATGCACGAGCGCGTCGCGCGGCGTCCGGCGCCGGAAGCCTTCGAACGCTGGCTGCTGCAGGAAGCGGCACAATAG
- a CDS encoding ketopantoate reductase family protein — protein sequence MTATPDSPRSHYPVAIVGAGALGLAFAARLAATGPVAMIARNAARAAELARGVQIGGQLRRLDVFAPNALPTADWAVLLVKTGDTDAAARLASALRPHGLLSLQNGLIEAELREACPALAAGQGVTTEGAYRDATGIHPSGAGETLLPPGFEDLAALFVRAGFVARVDPDIARARLAKLLVNLAINPLAALFRVPNGALLEPPHRVLLDTLVREALPVLRANGLDLDEGAALSRVHGVARATAANRASMLQDVLANRRTEIDAITGALLGMAETGGFEVPTHRAVHTLVRAVEHAATGTPSDRG from the coding sequence ATGACTGCAACGCCCGATTCACCCCGTTCCCACTACCCGGTCGCCATCGTCGGCGCGGGCGCGCTCGGCCTCGCCTTCGCCGCGCGGCTCGCCGCCACGGGCCCGGTGGCGATGATCGCGCGCAATGCGGCGCGCGCGGCCGAACTGGCGCGCGGCGTGCAGATCGGCGGCCAGTTGCGCCGGCTCGACGTCTTCGCCCCGAACGCCCTGCCCACTGCCGACTGGGCGGTGCTGCTGGTGAAGACCGGCGACACCGACGCCGCCGCCCGCCTCGCCAGCGCCCTGCGGCCGCACGGCCTGCTGTCGTTGCAGAACGGACTGATCGAGGCAGAGTTGCGCGAGGCCTGTCCCGCGCTGGCGGCCGGCCAAGGTGTGACGACCGAAGGCGCCTACCGCGATGCCACCGGCATCCATCCCTCGGGCGCCGGCGAGACCCTGCTGCCGCCCGGCTTCGAGGACCTCGCGGCGCTGTTCGTGCGCGCCGGTTTCGTCGCCCGCGTCGATCCGGACATCGCCCGTGCCCGGCTCGCCAAGCTGCTGGTGAACCTCGCCATCAACCCGCTGGCAGCGCTGTTTCGCGTGCCCAACGGCGCCCTGCTCGAACCGCCGCACCGCGTGCTGCTCGACACCCTGGTACGCGAGGCGCTGCCGGTGCTGCGCGCCAACGGCCTCGATCTGGACGAAGGGGCGGCGCTCTCACGCGTGCACGGCGTCGCCCGTGCCACCGCCGCCAACCGCGCCAGCATGCTGCAGGATGTGCTGGCCAACCGCCGCACCGAGATCGACGCCATCACCGGCGCCCTGCTCGGCATGGCCGAAACGGGTGGCTTCGAGGTGCCGACGCATCGGGCCGTACATACCCTGGTGCGCGCGGTCGAGCACGCCGCGACGGGAACCCCATCCGATCGAGGGTGA
- a CDS encoding AI-2E family transporter, with the protein MPPVLQAPLIVRTLLLLILAAGAYFLSGFLVPVLAALVIGFASWPLYRRGVVLCGGKTALAASLALIVVICALIVPLTVALHYALQEAGNFIAWLLEANRTGAPVPDWIRALPMVGNRLAEYWLLHLGEPQALGHWVEIISGEHLGNIYRALLSATGDLARLALTTLFMLITLFFVYKDGSRIAAQLDVVGERILPTRWQRFSRVVPATVSATVTGMGLIALGEGVVLGVAYWIAGVPSPVLLGVATGFMALIPGGAPLSFTLVSLYLVGSGDLVAGLGLFAWGSIELFIVDKTLRPRLVGGPVKLPFLPTFFGLVGGVQTMGLVGLFVGPVLMALLVAIWREWLLGIEEPAPAGTETAPADATTDAVARPSPATRSYTTID; encoded by the coding sequence ATGCCCCCAGTCCTGCAAGCCCCCCTCATCGTCCGCACCCTGCTGCTGCTGATCCTTGCCGCGGGGGCGTATTTCCTCAGCGGTTTCCTCGTGCCGGTACTGGCCGCGCTGGTCATCGGCTTCGCCAGTTGGCCGCTGTACCGCCGGGGCGTCGTGCTGTGCGGCGGGAAGACGGCGCTGGCCGCGAGCCTGGCCCTGATCGTCGTCATCTGCGCGCTGATCGTGCCGCTGACGGTCGCCCTGCACTACGCGCTGCAGGAAGCCGGCAACTTCATTGCCTGGCTGCTCGAAGCCAACCGGACCGGCGCGCCGGTCCCGGACTGGATCCGGGCCCTGCCGATGGTCGGCAACCGGCTCGCAGAGTACTGGCTCCTGCACCTCGGCGAGCCCCAGGCGCTCGGGCACTGGGTGGAGATCATCAGCGGCGAGCACCTGGGCAACATCTACCGCGCGCTGCTGAGCGCCACCGGTGATCTCGCACGGCTGGCCCTGACCACGCTGTTCATGCTCATCACCCTGTTCTTCGTCTACAAGGACGGCAGCCGGATCGCGGCACAGCTCGACGTCGTCGGCGAGCGCATCCTGCCGACGCGCTGGCAACGCTTCTCGCGCGTGGTGCCGGCCACCGTCAGCGCCACCGTCACCGGCATGGGCCTGATCGCACTCGGCGAAGGGGTGGTGCTGGGCGTGGCCTACTGGATCGCCGGCGTGCCCTCGCCCGTGCTGCTCGGCGTGGCCACCGGTTTCATGGCGCTGATCCCCGGCGGCGCGCCGCTGTCCTTCACGCTGGTGTCGCTGTACCTGGTCGGCTCGGGCGACCTTGTCGCCGGGCTGGGGCTGTTCGCCTGGGGGTCGATCGAGCTCTTCATCGTGGACAAGACCCTCCGCCCGCGCCTGGTCGGCGGCCCGGTGAAGCTGCCGTTCCTGCCCACCTTCTTCGGCCTGGTCGGCGGCGTGCAGACCATGGGACTGGTCGGCCTGTTCGTCGGCCCGGTGCTGATGGCGCTGCTGGTGGCGATCTGGCGCGAATGGCTGCTCGGCATCGAGGAGCCCGCACCGGCGGGCACCGAGACGGCCCCGGCGGACGCCACCACGGACGCCGTCGCGCGCCCATCCCCCGCCACACGGTCGTACACGACGATCGACTGA
- a CDS encoding GNAT family N-acetyltransferase, protein MPAPARPAPALTPAPHVPSITAPRPMLRFGAADMPRILEHLHALDADDRLLRFSHGIRDEGIAAYVASLDFARDHVHGLCTAQGDIVALAHVAVRDGEVDFGLSVIAAYRQRGLGRALFGHVIALARLHDAVRIVCHSVSPAVLHMAAASGFRRPGGCHTAPLTLELRAASRCADDAPASSRAVA, encoded by the coding sequence ATGCCCGCACCTGCCCGCCCCGCCCCGGCGCTGACGCCAGCTCCGCACGTACCGTCGATCACGGCCCCGCGCCCGATGCTGCGCTTCGGCGCCGCCGACATGCCGCGCATCCTCGAGCACCTGCATGCGCTGGATGCCGACGACCGGCTGCTGCGCTTCAGCCACGGCATCCGCGACGAGGGCATCGCCGCCTACGTCGCCAGCCTCGATTTCGCACGCGACCACGTGCATGGCCTGTGCACCGCGCAGGGCGACATCGTCGCCCTCGCCCATGTCGCAGTGCGCGATGGCGAGGTCGACTTCGGCCTCAGCGTCATCGCAGCCTACCGTCAGCGCGGGCTGGGACGCGCGCTGTTCGGCCACGTCATCGCGCTGGCCCGCCTGCACGACGCGGTCCGCATCGTGTGCCACAGCGTCAGCCCGGCGGTGCTGCACATGGCAGCCGCCAGCGGCTTCCGCCGTCCCGGCGGCTGCCACACCGCCCCGCTGACGCTGGAACTGCGGGCCGCGTCCCGCTGCGCCGACGACGCCCCCGCAAGCAGCCGGGCAGTCGCCTGA
- a CDS encoding ribonucleoside-diphosphate reductase subunit alpha, whose product MQLAAFQIIRRNGAVVAFDPNKIAVAMTKAFLAVEGRQGAASSRVRDIVARLTDTVVGALTRRLPDGGMLHIEDIQDQVELALMRSGEHDVARAYVLYRERRAAERAAQKDAEAQAGGAGPVLHIVDGEARRPLDRAALLAVCREACAGLDGVSADTVLEHALHNLYDGVPIAAVRQALVLAARTLIEREPDYGRVAARLLLSAIRVEVLGHEASQADMADPDQGYAACLPALIRRGIEAELLDPRLADFDLARLAAAIRPERDLQFDYLGLQTLYDRYFLHVDDRRIELPQTFFMRVAMGLAINEIDREAQAIAFYELLSSFDFMSSTPTLFNSGTRHSQLSSCYLTTVADSLEDIYQSIKENALLQKFAGGLGNDWTPVRALGSRIKGTNGQSQGVIPFLKVVNDTAVAVNQGGKRKGAVCAYLETWHLDIEDFLELRKNTGDERRRTHDMNTANWIPDLFMKRVLENAEWTLFSPVDVPDLHERYGQDFEASYRAYEEKAERGEIRLFKRLPALQLWRKMLTMLFETGHPWITFKDACNLRSPQQHVGVVHGSNLCTEITLNTSADETAVCNLGSVNLPAHLVRNGAGRWTLDHDKLQRTVRVAMRLLDNVIDLNYYATPKARAANLRHRPVGLGIMGFADALHMMGLAYASDAAIEFADRSMEAVCHAAYWASTELAEARGPYSSFRGSLWDRGILPQDSLALLAEGRGRSSAGGGALLEVDRSSALDWGPLRERIARHGMRNSNCVAIAPTATISNIVGVSASIEPDYQNLYVKSNLSGEFTVVNAHLVRELKALGLWDEVMVADLKYFDGSLAPIERIPAELKARYATAFEIEPHWLVEAASRRQKWIDQAQSLNLYVAAASGRKLDELYRLAWLRGLKTTYYLRTLGATAMEKTGTTTPSAASAEPVPKTCSILDPDCEACQ is encoded by the coding sequence ATGCAACTTGCCGCATTCCAGATCATCCGCCGCAATGGCGCCGTCGTCGCCTTCGATCCGAACAAGATCGCCGTCGCCATGACCAAGGCCTTCCTCGCCGTCGAGGGCCGCCAGGGCGCGGCGTCCTCACGCGTACGCGACATCGTGGCCCGCCTCACCGATACCGTGGTCGGCGCCCTCACCCGCCGCCTGCCCGACGGCGGCATGCTGCACATCGAGGACATCCAGGACCAGGTCGAGCTGGCGCTGATGCGCTCGGGCGAGCACGACGTCGCGCGCGCCTACGTGCTCTACCGCGAACGCCGCGCTGCCGAACGCGCGGCGCAGAAGGACGCCGAAGCGCAGGCGGGCGGCGCCGGCCCCGTGCTGCACATCGTCGATGGCGAAGCGCGCCGCCCGCTCGACCGCGCCGCCCTGCTCGCCGTGTGCCGCGAGGCCTGCGCGGGGCTGGACGGTGTGTCCGCCGACACCGTGCTCGAACACGCACTGCACAACCTCTACGACGGCGTGCCGATTGCCGCCGTGCGCCAGGCGCTGGTGCTGGCCGCACGCACGCTGATCGAGCGCGAGCCGGACTACGGCCGTGTCGCCGCCCGCCTGCTGCTGTCGGCGATCCGCGTCGAAGTGCTCGGGCACGAGGCCTCGCAGGCCGACATGGCCGACCCCGACCAGGGTTATGCCGCCTGCCTGCCCGCCCTCATCCGCCGTGGCATCGAGGCGGAGCTGCTCGATCCCCGGCTGGCCGACTTCGACCTCGCCCGCCTGGCGGCGGCGATCCGGCCCGAGCGCGACCTGCAGTTCGACTACCTCGGCCTGCAGACGCTGTACGACCGCTACTTCCTGCATGTCGACGACCGCCGCATCGAGCTGCCGCAGACCTTCTTCATGCGGGTGGCGATGGGCCTGGCGATCAACGAGATCGACCGCGAGGCACAGGCCATCGCGTTCTACGAGCTGCTGTCGAGCTTCGACTTCATGAGCAGCACGCCGACGCTGTTCAACAGCGGCACCCGCCATTCGCAGCTGTCGTCCTGCTACCTGACGACGGTGGCCGACAGCCTCGAGGACATCTACCAGTCGATCAAGGAAAACGCCCTGCTGCAGAAGTTTGCCGGCGGTCTGGGCAACGACTGGACGCCGGTGCGTGCGCTCGGCAGCCGCATCAAGGGCACCAATGGCCAGAGCCAGGGCGTGATCCCCTTCCTCAAGGTGGTCAACGACACCGCGGTGGCGGTGAACCAGGGCGGCAAGCGCAAGGGCGCGGTGTGCGCCTATCTCGAAACCTGGCACCTCGACATCGAGGACTTCCTCGAACTGCGCAAGAACACCGGCGACGAGCGCCGCCGCACGCACGACATGAACACCGCGAACTGGATCCCCGACCTGTTCATGAAACGCGTGCTGGAGAACGCCGAATGGACCCTGTTCTCGCCGGTCGACGTGCCCGACCTGCACGAGCGCTACGGCCAGGACTTCGAGGCGTCCTACCGCGCGTATGAGGAAAAGGCCGAGCGCGGCGAGATCCGCCTCTTCAAGCGCCTGCCCGCCCTCCAGCTGTGGCGCAAGATGCTGACCATGCTGTTCGAGACCGGGCATCCGTGGATCACCTTCAAGGACGCCTGCAACCTGCGCTCGCCGCAGCAGCACGTGGGCGTGGTGCATGGCTCCAACCTGTGCACCGAGATCACGCTCAACACCTCGGCCGACGAGACCGCGGTGTGCAACCTCGGCTCGGTGAACCTGCCCGCCCATCTGGTGCGCAACGGGGCCGGGCGCTGGACGCTCGACCACGACAAGCTGCAGCGCACCGTGCGCGTCGCGATGCGCCTGCTCGACAACGTCATCGACCTCAACTACTACGCCACGCCCAAGGCGCGCGCCGCCAACCTGCGCCACCGCCCGGTAGGCCTGGGCATCATGGGCTTTGCCGACGCCTTGCACATGATGGGCCTGGCCTACGCATCGGACGCCGCTATCGAGTTCGCCGACCGTTCGATGGAAGCCGTGTGCCACGCCGCCTACTGGGCCTCGACCGAGCTGGCCGAGGCGCGCGGGCCGTATTCCAGCTTCCGCGGCAGCCTGTGGGACCGGGGCATCCTGCCGCAGGACAGCCTCGCGCTGCTGGCCGAGGGCCGTGGCCGCAGCAGCGCCGGCGGCGGCGCCCTGCTCGAAGTCGACCGCTCGTCCGCGCTCGACTGGGGCCCGCTGCGCGAACGCATCGCCCGCCATGGCATGCGCAACTCGAACTGCGTCGCCATCGCGCCGACCGCGACGATCTCCAACATCGTCGGCGTGTCCGCCTCGATCGAGCCGGACTACCAGAACCTGTACGTCAAATCCAACCTGTCGGGCGAGTTCACCGTGGTCAACGCGCATCTCGTGCGCGAGCTGAAGGCGCTCGGCCTGTGGGACGAAGTGATGGTGGCCGACCTCAAGTACTTCGACGGCTCGCTCGCCCCGATCGAGCGCATTCCCGCCGAACTCAAGGCGCGTTACGCGACCGCCTTCGAGATCGAGCCGCACTGGCTGGTTGAAGCCGCCTCGCGCCGGCAGAAGTGGATCGATCAGGCGCAGTCGCTGAATCTCTACGTCGCCGCCGCGTCGGGCCGCAAGCTCGACGAACTCTACCGTCTGGCCTGGCTGCGCGGGCTCAAGACCACCTACTACCTGCGCACGCTGGGCGCCACCGCCATGGAGAAGACCGGCACCACCACGCCGTCCGCCGCCAGCGCCGAACCGGTGCCCAAGACCTGCTCCATTCTCGACCCCGACTGCGAGGCCTGCCAATGA
- a CDS encoding ribonucleotide-diphosphate reductase subunit beta, with product MTTFFDDWDTPVRPQPATSPANTPLARETDSPASTVTPTTSRPDATLSATDARPGALAPVRAADKRIVNGQGDINQLAPFKYPWAWEFFLNANKNHWTPLEISMAQDVHDYHHRLTPAERHVFENVLSYLTTSDILAMRNIGLAVMEKMTAPELQIYQARQVYEEALHTWTYQHCIESLGLDQQEIYNRYRVVPEIHGKIALANRRLERVMRADFNLTDRDNLHEFALSYLFFAAIFEGCWFYNGFTPIFALQRRGLMKGTAEQLQYIMRDEVLHCAFGIRTVRTLIAEENLQLDPAALARLWEEAEAVEAAYAGYLLREPILGYSAAQHMGQFRYIANRRARQLGLAEPFPGAENVLPWLDEQANLRKEKNFFETRVTEYQTGGALSWE from the coding sequence ATGACCACCTTCTTCGACGACTGGGACACGCCGGTTCGCCCCCAGCCAGCCACCTCTCCAGCCAACACGCCCCTCGCCCGCGAGACAGACTCCCCGGCTTCCACGGTGACGCCCACGACATCCCGCCCCGACGCGACCCTGTCCGCCACCGATGCCCGGCCGGGCGCGCTGGCGCCGGTGCGCGCGGCCGACAAGCGCATCGTCAACGGCCAGGGTGACATCAACCAGCTCGCGCCCTTCAAGTACCCCTGGGCGTGGGAGTTCTTCCTCAACGCCAACAAGAACCACTGGACGCCGCTGGAAATCTCCATGGCGCAGGACGTTCACGACTACCACCATCGCCTGACGCCGGCCGAGCGCCATGTGTTCGAGAACGTGCTGTCCTATCTGACCACCTCGGATATCCTCGCCATGCGCAACATCGGCCTGGCGGTGATGGAAAAGATGACCGCGCCCGAACTGCAGATCTACCAGGCCCGCCAGGTGTATGAGGAAGCCCTGCACACCTGGACCTACCAGCACTGCATCGAAAGCCTGGGCCTGGACCAGCAGGAGATCTACAACCGCTACCGCGTCGTGCCCGAGATCCACGGCAAGATCGCGCTCGCCAACCGCCGGCTCGAGCGCGTGATGCGGGCCGACTTCAACCTCACCGACCGCGACAACCTGCACGAATTCGCGCTCTCCTACCTCTTCTTCGCGGCCATCTTCGAGGGCTGCTGGTTCTACAACGGCTTCACCCCTATCTTCGCGCTGCAGCGGCGCGGGCTGATGAAGGGCACGGCCGAGCAGCTGCAATACATCATGCGCGACGAGGTGCTGCACTGCGCCTTCGGCATCCGCACCGTGCGCACGCTCATCGCCGAGGAAAACCTGCAGCTCGATCCCGCGGCGCTCGCCCGCCTGTGGGAGGAAGCCGAGGCCGTCGAAGCCGCCTACGCCGGCTATCTGCTGCGCGAGCCCATCCTCGGCTACTCGGCCGCGCAGCACATGGGCCAGTTCCGCTACATCGCCAACCGCCGCGCCCGCCAGCTCGGGCTGGCCGAGCCCTTCCCCGGTGCGGAGAACGTGCTGCCGTGGCTGGACGAGCAGGCCAACCTGCGCAAGGAGAAGAACTTCTTCGAGACGCGGGTCACGGAGTACCAGACCGGCGGCGCACTGAGCTGGGAGTGA
- a CDS encoding molybdopterin-dependent oxidoreductase → MSFSRRAFLKSTAAFAVASGGLKLFGVNEVFGADTVLIPHASHYGPFKAVVKNGVLVGVQPLKHFDPMPTQMLLEGVLSRTYHPTRVQYPMVRRSYLANPRGDIKGHLRGKEPFVRVSWEDALALVADASLRTIEQHGNDAVFSSSYGGWSHAGVLRPQVLQGRLFGLIGGHSVTTGDYSGGASQVSLPHIIGDMEVYSPQTSWEVIRDSTEVFVLVGCDPWKNNRIEYTVADHQMYSRWEAIRDAGVKFVSINPQRTTTDEAMRAEWVKIVPNTDTALFLAMCWHVYTTGKYDKAYLDKYTVGFDRFLPYLLGKDADGTPPKTPEWAAKITGIPAAKIVEMADLFASKRTQFAGAWALQRAHHGEMTHWAIIAFAAITGKIGKPGQGVGFSWHYGGGGMPVSGKRGAVGIPQGRNPAKGRCPASRISEMLLNPGKPYTRDGANFTFPDVHMIYNAGNNFVHHQQNTNELIEAMAKKVHTVVNQDPWWCASSRYADIVLPATSHLERNDISTGGTYSNDKIWAMRQVIQPYGESLDDFEIFRRLAELFGVEYGFTEGLTVMDIVKNSYANTDARIPFEEFWETGVAEMEVPDAARRWVRHGDFYADPVKNPLHTATGKIGLYVEAFERFGTKECPPIPKYLEPAEFLGNAKPGQVHVVSPHPFMRVHSQMANAECSKHLNIQGREFALVSEEDARERGVKDGDLIEVYNDRGAVIVGARVSPNIMKGVISIYEGAWLSKDSKGRCNSGAINVLTTSVAASDLSQATSANTCLASFRKCTDAEGPNRAYEPPVVENSTVRIEAAALSLTERAQKAKAASTAGLTPGEKLFYERCTLCHVPREPGDYTVKQWHGITESMFPRAGLTDDERKLVLEFLEKNAKK, encoded by the coding sequence ATGTCGTTCAGCCGCCGCGCCTTTCTGAAGTCCACCGCCGCCTTCGCCGTCGCCAGTGGCGGGCTCAAGCTGTTCGGGGTCAACGAGGTGTTCGGCGCGGACACCGTGCTGATCCCCCACGCCTCGCACTACGGCCCGTTCAAGGCGGTGGTGAAGAACGGGGTCCTGGTCGGCGTGCAACCGCTGAAGCACTTCGACCCGATGCCCACGCAGATGCTGCTCGAAGGGGTGCTGAGCCGCACCTACCACCCGACCCGGGTGCAGTATCCGATGGTGCGCCGTTCCTACCTCGCCAACCCGCGCGGCGACATCAAGGGGCACCTGCGCGGCAAGGAACCCTTCGTGCGCGTGTCGTGGGAAGACGCGCTCGCGCTGGTCGCCGACGCCAGCCTGCGCACGATCGAGCAGCACGGCAATGACGCGGTGTTCAGCTCATCATACGGCGGCTGGTCGCACGCCGGCGTGCTGCGTCCGCAGGTCCTGCAGGGGCGGCTGTTCGGCCTCATCGGCGGCCACAGCGTCACCACCGGCGACTATTCCGGCGGCGCCTCGCAAGTCAGCCTGCCGCACATCATCGGCGACATGGAGGTGTATTCGCCGCAGACGTCCTGGGAAGTGATCCGCGACAGCACCGAGGTCTTCGTGCTGGTCGGCTGCGACCCGTGGAAGAACAACCGCATCGAATACACGGTGGCCGACCACCAGATGTACTCGCGCTGGGAGGCGATCCGCGATGCCGGCGTGAAATTCGTGTCGATCAACCCGCAGCGCACCACCACCGACGAGGCCATGCGCGCCGAGTGGGTGAAGATCGTTCCCAACACCGACACCGCGCTGTTCCTCGCGATGTGCTGGCACGTGTACACGACCGGCAAGTACGACAAGGCCTACCTCGACAAATACACGGTCGGTTTCGACCGGTTCCTGCCCTACCTGCTCGGCAAGGACGCCGACGGCACGCCACCCAAGACGCCGGAATGGGCCGCGAAGATCACCGGCATCCCGGCGGCGAAGATCGTCGAGATGGCCGACCTTTTCGCCAGCAAGCGCACCCAGTTCGCCGGCGCCTGGGCGCTGCAGCGCGCCCACCACGGCGAGATGACGCACTGGGCGATCATCGCCTTCGCCGCCATAACCGGCAAGATCGGCAAGCCTGGCCAGGGCGTGGGCTTCTCCTGGCACTACGGCGGTGGCGGCATGCCGGTGTCGGGCAAGCGCGGCGCGGTCGGCATCCCGCAGGGGCGCAACCCAGCCAAGGGCCGCTGCCCGGCCTCGCGCATCTCGGAGATGCTGCTCAACCCCGGCAAGCCCTACACCCGCGACGGTGCGAACTTCACCTTCCCCGACGTGCACATGATCTACAACGCCGGCAACAACTTCGTGCATCACCAGCAGAACACCAACGAGCTGATCGAAGCGATGGCGAAGAAGGTGCACACCGTGGTGAACCAGGACCCGTGGTGGTGCGCGTCCTCGCGCTACGCCGACATCGTGCTGCCCGCCACCAGCCACCTCGAGCGCAACGACATCAGCACCGGCGGCACCTACAGCAACGACAAGATCTGGGCGATGCGCCAGGTGATCCAGCCCTATGGCGAGAGCCTGGACGACTTCGAGATCTTCCGCCGCCTGGCCGAACTGTTCGGCGTCGAGTACGGCTTCACCGAAGGCCTGACGGTGATGGACATCGTCAAGAACAGCTACGCCAACACCGACGCCAGGATCCCGTTCGAGGAATTCTGGGAGACCGGCGTGGCCGAGATGGAGGTGCCCGATGCCGCCCGCCGCTGGGTGCGCCATGGCGACTTCTACGCCGACCCGGTCAAGAACCCGCTGCACACCGCCACCGGCAAGATCGGACTCTACGTCGAAGCCTTCGAGCGCTTCGGCACCAAGGAATGCCCGCCGATCCCGAAGTACCTCGAGCCGGCCGAGTTCCTCGGCAACGCCAAGCCGGGCCAGGTGCATGTGGTGAGCCCGCACCCCTTCATGCGCGTGCATTCGCAGATGGCCAACGCCGAATGCTCGAAGCACCTCAACATCCAGGGCCGCGAATTCGCGCTGGTCAGCGAGGAGGACGCGCGCGAACGCGGCGTCAAGGACGGCGACCTGATCGAGGTCTACAACGATCGCGGCGCGGTCATCGTCGGCGCCCGGGTGTCGCCCAACATCATGAAGGGCGTGATCAGCATCTATGAAGGCGCCTGGCTGTCGAAGGACAGCAAGGGCCGCTGCAACAGCGGCGCGATCAACGTGCTGACCACGAGCGTGGCGGCGAGCGACCTCAGCCAGGCCACCAGCGCCAACACCTGCCTCGCCTCGTTCCGCAAATGCACCGACGCCGAAGGCCCGAACCGTGCCTACGAGCCGCCGGTGGTCGAGAACAGCACCGTCCGCATCGAAGCCGCCGCACTGAGCCTCACCGAGCGCGCGCAAAAGGCCAAGGCCGCCTCCACCGCCGGCCTGACGCCGGGCGAGAAGCTCTTCTACGAGCGCTGCACGCTGTGCCACGTGCCGCGCGAACCGGGCGACTACACGGTGAAGCAGTGGCACGGCATCACCGAGAGCATGTTCCCGCGCGCCGGCCTGACCGACGACGAGCGCAAGCTGGTGCTGGAATTCCTCGAAAAGAACGCGAAGAAGTGA